A portion of the Algisphaera agarilytica genome contains these proteins:
- the rpmA gene encoding 50S ribosomal protein L27, producing MAHKKGQGSTKNGRDSNPQFRGIKIYGGQATKAGSIIVRQCGTKFKPGFNVGIGKDDTLFALIPGTVEFQGRKVHVREEAVA from the coding sequence ATGGCACACAAAAAAGGACAAGGCTCGACCAAAAACGGTCGCGACTCCAACCCCCAGTTCCGCGGCATCAAGATCTACGGCGGCCAAGCCACCAAGGCCGGCTCGATCATCGTCCGCCAGTGCGGTACCAAGTTCAAGCCCGGCTTCAACGTCGGCATCGGCAAAGACGACACCCTCTTCGCCCTGATCCCCGGCACCGTGGAATTCCAAGGCCGCAAGGTCCACGTCCGCGAAGAAGCCGTGGCCTGA